The nucleotide sequence TCACCGACTCCCGTACCCATGTGACCTGTTCACCGATGATCGCCCGCATCCGCGCGGTCGAGGTGCCGCCCGCCGTCGACAAGACCGTCGACAAGACGCGCCTCGGGACCTCGGAGGCGTACAAGGGCAACGAACGGGAGAGCAGCCTCCACAACGCGGCCGCCGCCTGCAACGGCGAGAACGCCTGCGTCTTCCGGCCGGACGCCCGGACCTCCTTCCGCTACTACGACGAGGCGCGGGTCGTCGGAGAGGCCTTCGTCAACTGCACCCGCAACACCCTCCAGCACAGCCGGCTCCTCTCGTACTCCGAGCGCAGCCACGACAGCATCGCCCAGACGTACGCCGACGCCGGCCTCGCGCTCCCCGAGGTGGCCCGGCTGCCCACCAGCGGCGTGCGGGAGGAGGACGAGAAGCGGGCCAAGGAGCGGCCCATGGCCGCCCAGTTCGCCCTCGCCTACGAGAAGGCCTGGGAGCGGCCCTGGCAGTGGTTCAGCGGCGACCGGCGCACCATCGTGGAGAAGATCCAGCCCGGCGAGGTCAGTTGGGTCGAGACGCAGCCGAGCCGGGAGCGGGTCGAAGGCTGGTTCGTCAGCACGAAGGACGACTACCGGCTGCACGTCGTCGTCGACGGGCCCTCCCGGGCCGTGCCCGACCGGCTGCTCCAGCGGACCGGACCCATGTCCGAGGCGGAGAAGCAGCGTTGCGCCGCCGCCCGCCCGATGACCACCACCCCGGTCGGGGCGGACGCGCCCGCGAGCTCCAGCGACAAGGGCCTGCTCAGGGTCCCGGCGCCGACGGCCCCGGGAGCGCGGCCCGCGGAACGGAGCATGCCGCTGGACTGACCCCGCATCCGGTGCCCCGCCGCCGCCTCACCCCGCCACGGCGCCGAGGCGGCGCAGCACCTCGTCCGGGCCCAGGACGCGCGCCACCGCGAACAGGTCGGGGCTGCGGGTGGCGCCCGTGAGCGCGACCCGGACCACGTTCGCGACCTGTCTCGGCGGTCCCGCCCAGCGTCCCGGCTCCCGCCGCCAGGCGGCCGTGTCCGGGGCGTGACCGTGCCGCACCGCGAGCTCCCGCAGGGCCCCGTACCACTCCTCCGGCGTGCCGGCCCCGGCCGCCTCCCGGGCGAAGCCGGCGGCGATCCGGCGCACCAGCTCCGGGTCCAGACCGCCGTAGCGGTCGTCGTCGGCGGCCGGCGGCGAGCCGAAGAGCTCCGTGAAGAAGAAGCCGTAGCGGTCGCGGAAGCAGGACCAGCGGTCGAGGTCCTTCCGGGCGGGCGCGCCCTCCGGCCGGCCCACCGCCAAGGCGGCCAAGGCGAGTTCCTCGTGCCGGGCCAGGACGGAACCGAGCTCGGGGTCGTGGTCCCGGGCCCAGGCGAGGAGCTGGGCGTACAGCTCGCCGGGGGTGAGCGAGGCGATGAACTCCCGGCTCAGGGAGTGCAGTTTGGGCAGGTCGAGCAGGGGACCTGACGGGCGCATGCCGTCGGTCCGGACGGGCGCGGCGAGCGCCTCGGCCGTGGGGACGTCCATCAGCCGGATGTTGGCGAGACCGCGCAGGTAGTGCTGGACGGCCGCCGGGGGGTATCCGGCGGCCAGGTAGTAGTCCACCGACGCCTCGGGGTCCTTGCGCTTGCTGAGCTTGCGGCGGGACGGACCCTCCGCCTTCATCAGCGGCGCGAGATGCGCGTACGCGGGCGGTTCGAAGCCCAGCGCCGTGTGCAGCTGCAGATGGACCGGCGTCGAGGACAGCCACTCCTCGCCGCGCACGACGAGCGACACCCTCATCAGGTGGTCGTCCACGACGTGCGCGAAATGGTAGGTCGGCAGGGGAAGTTCGTCCTGCGAGGACTTGAGCAGCACGATGTCGTTGCCGTTGTCCTGCAGCGTCACGGAGGACCGGATGCGGTCCGCGAACCGGACCCGGCCGGGGAACTCGTACGGGCAGCGGAAGCGCACCACGTACGGCTCGCCCGCCGCGAGCCGCCGGGCCGCCTCCGCCGGGGCCAGCGTCCGGCACGGCGCCCACCGGCCGTAGTAGCCGAGCGGGGAGCGCCCCGCCCGCTGCTCCCGCGCACTGCGGGCCAGCCGGTCCTTGTCGCAGAAGCAGGGGTACGCGCGGTCCTGCCGCAGCAGCGCGCGGACATGGCTCAGGTAGACGTCCCGGCGTTCCGACTGGAGATACGGCCCCCAGGCGCCGTCCCCGTCGACCCCGCCCTCGTCGGGCGCGAGCCCGAAGGCGCCCAGCAGCCGCCCGAACTCCTCCGCCGCGCCCGCCACTTGGCGGGAGCGGTCGGTGTCCTCGACGCGCAGCACGAACACACCGCCCGACTGGTGGGCCAGGGCGCGCGCCACGGCGGCCGTGTACAGGCCGCCGATGTGCAGGTGTCCGGTGGGGCTCGGGGCGAAGCGCGTCACCTCGGCCCCCGCCGGCAGGACACGCGGACCGAACCGCCGCTCCCAGTCGGCCGGTTCCGGGAGGTCGGGCGGGAACATCGCGTTGATGACGGACAGGTCGAGCACGGTGGACTCCCTCCAGGGGTTCCTCGATCGGTCCACCGTAGGCACGTGACCGGCCGATCCGGGCGGAGCGGCGACGCGAGGCTGCGGAACTCCGAACCCACTCCGGCGCCTTCGGCTGCGGCCGGTGCGTACGGTCAGTAACGTCCCCAGAACCGATCCGTACGACAGCAACGCGCGGAACACACCAGGGGGTGACATGGGCGGCACGCGCGCCGTGGCCCTGCTCGCGCTCGGCTCCTTCGCCATGGGGACCGACGCCTACGCGATGGCGGGACTGCTCCCCGGCATCGGGGCCGACCTGCACGTCTCCGTCTCCCTCGCCGGACAGTCCGTCACCGCCTTCACCCTCTGCTACGCCCTGGCCGCACCGCTCTGCTCGGCCGCCCTCGGCCGCCGGGGGACCCGTACGGTCCTCGTCACCGCGCTCGTGGTCTTCGTCCTCGCCAACGCCGGGACCGCGCTCACCGGTTCGTACGCCGGGCTCCTCGGCACCCGGGCCCTCGCCGGCGCCGGAGCGGGCCTCTTCACCCCGGCCGCCGCGACCGCCGCCGTCGCGCTCGTCCCGCCCGAACGGCGCGGCCGCGCCCTCGGCCTCGTCCTCGGCGGGATGAGCGCCGGCACCGTCCTCGGCGTACCGCTCGGCCTGCTCGTCGCCGCCCACTCCGGCTGGCGGACGGCCCTCTGGCTGATCACCGCACTCGGCGCGGTCGCCCTGCTCGGCGTCGCCACCGCCCTCCCGGCCGTCCGGGCCGCCGCCGCGCCCTCCCTGCGGGCCCGGCTCGGCGCCCTCGCCCGGCCCCGGGTCGCCGCCGTCGTCACCGTCACCTTCACCCAGACCGTCGCCAGCCTCGGGCTCTACACCTACCTGGAACCCGTCCTCCGCCGGACCGCCGACGTCGGCAGCGCCGTGCCGTACCTCTGGGTCTGGGGCATCGGCGGCGTCTGCGGCAGTCTCCTCGCCGGCACCCTCGTCGACCGGACGGGAAAGCCCGCCCTCCTCGCCGTCGCCCTGCTCGGCACCCTCGGCGGCGCCCTCGCCCTGCTGCCCTGGACCGGGACCGTGCCCGGCCTCGTCCTGCTGCCCCTGCTCGTCTGGGGCGCCGTGGGCTGGGCCTTCGTCGTCCCCCAGCAGCACCGGCTGCTCGCGGGGCAGGCCGACGGCGCCGCCGCCGTCGGCCTCAACAGCTCCGCCACCTACCTCGGCGGCGCCGTCGGCTCCGCGCTCGGCGGCCTCGCCCTCGCCCACGGGCTCGACGCCCGCTGGCTCCCGCTCCCCGCCGCCGGGGTCGCGCTCGCGGGAGTCCTCCTCCACCTCACCGCGGCGCGCGGACCCGCCCGGCGCACGGCCCGGGCACGCCACGGTGCCGAAGACAGGACCGGAGCCGCGGGCGCGACCGCGGCCGACGCCCTGGAAAGGAACACGCCATGAAGTTCGGCGTCAATCTGCCCAACTACGGGCCCGAGGCCACCCCCGACGCCCTCGCCGACTGGGCACTCCGCGTCGAGGCGATCGGCTACCACTACGCCATGGTCTCCGACCACGTGGCCCTCACCCCGGACGTGCAGCACCTC is from Streptomyces venezuelae ATCC 10712 and encodes:
- a CDS encoding glutamate--tRNA ligase — protein: MLDLSVINAMFPPDLPEPADWERRFGPRVLPAGAEVTRFAPSPTGHLHIGGLYTAAVARALAHQSGGVFVLRVEDTDRSRQVAGAAEEFGRLLGAFGLAPDEGGVDGDGAWGPYLQSERRDVYLSHVRALLRQDRAYPCFCDKDRLARSAREQRAGRSPLGYYGRWAPCRTLAPAEAARRLAAGEPYVVRFRCPYEFPGRVRFADRIRSSVTLQDNGNDIVLLKSSQDELPLPTYHFAHVVDDHLMRVSLVVRGEEWLSSTPVHLQLHTALGFEPPAYAHLAPLMKAEGPSRRKLSKRKDPEASVDYYLAAGYPPAAVQHYLRGLANIRLMDVPTAEALAAPVRTDGMRPSGPLLDLPKLHSLSREFIASLTPGELYAQLLAWARDHDPELGSVLARHEELALAALAVGRPEGAPARKDLDRWSCFRDRYGFFFTELFGSPPAADDDRYGGLDPELVRRIAAGFAREAAGAGTPEEWYGALRELAVRHGHAPDTAAWRREPGRWAGPPRQVANVVRVALTGATRSPDLFAVARVLGPDEVLRRLGAVAG
- a CDS encoding MFS transporter, with amino-acid sequence MGGTRAVALLALGSFAMGTDAYAMAGLLPGIGADLHVSVSLAGQSVTAFTLCYALAAPLCSAALGRRGTRTVLVTALVVFVLANAGTALTGSYAGLLGTRALAGAGAGLFTPAAATAAVALVPPERRGRALGLVLGGMSAGTVLGVPLGLLVAAHSGWRTALWLITALGAVALLGVATALPAVRAAAAPSLRARLGALARPRVAAVVTVTFTQTVASLGLYTYLEPVLRRTADVGSAVPYLWVWGIGGVCGSLLAGTLVDRTGKPALLAVALLGTLGGALALLPWTGTVPGLVLLPLLVWGAVGWAFVVPQQHRLLAGQADGAAAVGLNSSATYLGGAVGSALGGLALAHGLDARWLPLPAAGVALAGVLLHLTAARGPARRTARARHGAEDRTGAAGATAADALERNTP